The window ccaagagttgctccttccttgtacataTGTTGGAAATTAATGTACGCTTATATATTAATCTTACAAAGTGCCACATTGCAAGtaaacttacatagccttggtatattgctatgtcatcactatgtgtttaatcctagattaattgctaagtgatctcttgctagtaattacataagtattacttgactacttgctattattaCATGAGTATTATTTGGCTATGTGCTAAATGCCAACTTGCTAgtagttacttaatatatatatgggAACTTTGTCTTGATATAAGTCATAAGTTAGGGAATTACATATGTATGCTTAGCCTACCCAAATGCATTAAGTGTAACTTGGTTGATAACAATTGATATGTCATAATCAAATAGTCTTAAGTGCTTAAAGAATTTTTAACACACATATTGAGATATCAAAAGAGACATGTTTAAGTTTAGGAACATGTCTAAGAATGGTTTAGTCTTGATTAACATGATGTCTTACAACATGCTTAATTGAACTTATTTATTTCACTAGGTAAGACATCATCAACACACCTAATTAACGTATGTGCAAGCCTAAAAATGAATAAAAACATGCTTAGTGATTAATTGGGGTTTTTACCATCAATtatatgttgaccaaccaataggatTTAAACAAGTGTGTTAGAAAAaaacaaaagattatgacaaatCTGAGATTAGTTCAATTGGTTTTCAAGACATGTATCCAAGAATATTAGACTTTCCTCTTTGGTTATAACAAGTCACTATCAAAAGAATACAACCAACGAGAATCttgcatttaatgcatatagtacttataaaggatgttgggtatcttttataggtattaaatgaagtaaagaggcCAAAAGAACCAGGTTTGAATGGATTCAAATAGCCATACAACGAATAGGTTAAAATGACCTAACaacgtgcggtcgacccacggtcaaCCGTGCGCTAAACCGCAGCAACGGCTAGTTTTTTACCTCTCTATATAAATAGCAAAACTTGGAGAGCTTTGAGGATTTGACcctcttgcatgcttcaactcTAATTTATTAGAGAAGTTATATGATCTCATAGATTTTAGAagtgttgtaaacttactatcaaattactatctttgtgagtttacttaatgttgtATTATCCTTTGAGTTGTCTTAGGATTTTCATCACTAGAAAGGTGACTCTTGTACTTTTTAACTAGAAGCATAAGCTAGCtaagctatcatcttccttaacggGAGCTAGGAAGTTCATCAATTCCATTGGGGATTTATACTTGTTCAAGGTGaaaacaagttgatctaagttagagatATTCTTTCAAAAGAATAGAAAGATTAAGTTTGTTGTCTACAAGGAgtacaagacttgtaaatcggatctccactggATTTGGAGAaaaggcttagtgaagcaaaactcccgattagtgaatcggggagtggaataagatagattagttaacatccacccgaactactataaatccttgtgtttatgttctttaccctACTTTCCGCATTACTTTaaacataaacactacacacattgtgtttgagttgattaagttgatcaagGATTATTCAAATCTTGTTAATCATCGAAAAGTTTTaaaaaaatcgtattaagtaactattcaccccatcTAGTTACTTACAAATTGATACTAAAATTCAATTGAATTAACTTTTTAGCATTGATATTGCTCAAGTTATACACGTTTTACCTCGCAATATCTACCTCATTACACTCAGTTTTGAGGATCATTGAGCCCGAAAGTTATATATTTGCGCAAAAGTGTCGGTTCCAGGCTAAAAGATCatattggtgtaaaattgaccaaaatcTAGCCCATTTAGTGAACCAATGTGCAGGGCAAGATCCAAAGTAAAAAGGATTGCAAAATGGGCAATTCCAAGTGAAATATGAAGATTTTGGAAGTGCAGTAGAGTGGTGCGGCGCACCAGATCTAAAAGGCGGCGCACCTTAACACTAAAAAAACAAATTTCAAATTCATAACTTGAAGAACAAAATCTCAGTTATAAGGTGCGACGCACTAGCCTTAGGGTGCGGTGCACCATGGTTCCACGTTATAAGGTGCGGCGCACCTCTTCAAGTTGTGATGCACCTCGCTGTTTTTGGGTGCAGAATTTTGTAAAGTATAAATGGCATGATATAGGGTTTCAAAAGAGAGAGCTGAAGTTTTTATGACATTTTTTCATCCtagaaccctaatttcatcatccaagtGGAGATTAAGGCTAATTTTTATGATCAAGCAAAAGCTCAAGCAATCTTATCATTAGAtctatccatttttatcatttgggttgtaatctccaccttaTTTGTATTTCAATGCTTttgattagtgtaatcttagccatgcttggctaatttgattgtgtttgcttatctatgaatctctagtaTAAGGATTTTGCCCCAAATTCATTGAATAAATTTGAttgaatgaaatacatgagcaagtgttattgtgttaCCTATAGATCCATTgttatgcatttgttttaggctttactttgattacatagattgtgtagATCTCTAAGTGATTTGAGTAATgaaacaatttgtgcttcaacactttaagtgatctagaaaactaaattgagaatttcaagtgattgtgttcttagtttatgttggttttcaattggcctttagtcaacatagtggtattcgattatcttaagtgatattGATAGTTAAAGGgttctaagtgatttcaacccaagcataatctcaatggccgctcatacttaacttgatcttagaatacaatgattatgtgagtttgcaaagtgtaatttaattaaggtttggtagtgatgctaaacatttagtagttcaacaactaatgcgatagcaaattgggtaaaacggggcaatccaaacatagagaggattaggtaagtgaacactactCAGTTAATTGATTTAGATCTCAGTATTTAGTTACTTGCTACTTGTTGCTAGTTATAATTGTTAGTTTAAGTTTTGCTTACTTGTGCAAGTATTAGTTGTTAGTCAGATCAAGCAAAAcctccccaatcaaacaaaccctaggataattaatagtttcaattattcgacttacaccgctctctagggacgaacttgaaacgaatacttacaCAAAAGTGCTATAATAATTGTTAGAACCCCGAGAAGGAGTAAAAcgtgtttccctagccttatggaggatcctttagaTAAGGGCtctataaaggatccaaggctccctagaaacACTAAGTTTaaccactgttatgtagagatttcaaGAGAGTCGTGGAAGTCAATCTTGAccgattgactttctctctcaattttaatggttaatcttcacattcatAAATATTCATGTGTCAAGTTTCCTatcaattggtatcaagagctttaGCCTTCATCATATAAAGGAGATCCTTATGAATATGATGAATGTTTTCCCTCCATCTTCAAACCTTCAAATACCAAATACACAAATCTTCTAACCTTCATCCTCAAATCTTCAAACCTTCAAACCTTCAAACCTTCAaaccttcattatcttcatcataaaGATATGAAGATCACCaaattttttcaaaaaattttcaaaattttttcgGACCGAACCTTTTATCACTTACCGAATCTCAAACTCGGACATCCAAATCACTTCTCAAATTACACCGAAACTGATTCTAAATCAAAACACAACCACTAATATTAAAACAACACAATAACACCTACTGATTACATCACCTTATATCTTCATCTAATTCAAAAAGAAATAACAATAAATATCAAGTTCTATATTATGCTACAGTAGCGTGTTCATCATAAGCTTCAATTCTCAAATCATTCAATGATGATTAaacatacaatttttttttttgaaaagcattaAACATACAAATTAAACTGAGATTCGTGTTCTTCAGGAAAATCCTAACCTTTGTTCATCAATAAATTCAGTTTTATTACAACAAGATAGTCAGATTAATGATGAACACAATCGGTTTTATGCACTTGAAACACATCGATGTCTCTGATGCGATTCACACTTGTTCATATCAAATTGAGAATAGTTTTAGATTCCTTATAGCTCACTTCAGCTTCGTGAATCCTTGAATCAGCTGAAGAAACATCACAGATCTCGAATTTGGAagtcaaacttaattttaaaaagtcaaacgaggtGTTCATGATCGAATTAGAAATTTCTTTTATGATTTAGGTGATGAATCTGATTTGTGAGTGTTTGTAGGAGGATTTGGAAAGTTTTTCATGAAGAAATAAAAACCTAAAACGCTTTGAATCTCGATTTCAAATTTGGAGTTCATGAAGAACTTAAACCTACTTTTCATCGATTTAAGGAATTTGAAGATGTTTTGGACTTGATTCCTTCACAAATCAAATTATTCGCTGCACAGTACTCATGTTTCAATCGATTTCATATGTTCATTTGCTTGAATTTGAGGTTTGATAAAATTTGTTCTTGAATGACAGTCACTGAAGGAACAATATCATTCGGTTGCTGATGATGCTTATGATTCGGTATATGGAAGTTACAGGACTCGGTATGGAAATTGCATTCTTCATTCGGTATATCATTCGGTATATACAAGTGATGATGATAATGGTTTCTGATTCGGTATAGCCTTCGGTTTCAATGATTGAAAAGGATGATACAATGTGGTCTATGGTACCAAATCTGGCTTTCATACTTGGGCTAACCGAATTTGTTAATTGGGCCAACTGAAACTACATGCTAATTGGTAGCCCAACAACCTTAGTTCATGCGTAATTTTCAGTTCACATATGAGACTATGGTAGATATTTCCATTTTTAGTCCCTGACAAGTTTCATGTTTTTGCAAGGTCAGTCCTCAAACCGAATCTGGCTACAAATTTGACACTTTAAGCCCTTTACCGAATGTCAGATTTTCAGGGatggtcctttaccgaatctggaccTCTAAAACATATTTTTTCAATAGTTTTGAGGCTCGGATTCACACGGCTTTTCTCATACATGTTCTTTACGATATTTTGGGGGATTGCCGGCTATATCAACCAATTAAAATAATGAAGCTTTTATTTCATGcaagcatcattgtgggggagatatgtatatggttgatgtacATACGAGTTATTGTTTGATTTGATGAGAAGCAAAGAAGGATTCAAAGGAACACCCGCATGTTATGGGGAGTTAAAGATGAATATTGGTTTATTCTCCCCCTACAATCTATGAGCGTTGATGAACAGTTTCTAAAATTGAAACTTGTGCCCATACTCGTTATCAAGGGGAGTTTCTAGAATTCGATGGCGTTTCGAAATCAAAGTCAAATGGTGATTCGACTATGACTTCCAGACACTTAGTATGGGACTCGGGCTTAATATTATGACTTCCATACACCCAGTATGGGACTCGGGCTTAACATTGTGACTTCAATACGTGTACGGTATTGGACTCAGACTTCAAAGAAAGAATTGTTTGTTTGTGGGGGAACTAGAGACTCGAAGAAGATCCTACATCATATGGGGAGTATTCTTGTGGCCAATATCGAAAGTATTCTTTGGAATGAAGATTAGTTCAAGATACGTCTCAGTTTTGAAACCGATGGTATGGATGGATACCACACATGACATGATTATTGGGACTACCCGCGGGAGACAATATGATCGAACCTTTGATGTGAGCCCATGTACTTTGAGGGGGGAGCTTCCAAGGTTTCAAAATGACTTCTCAATGCAAGCAAATTCTAAAGACATATCACAACTAAGTCAAGGGAGGGATTGACGGTAACATATTTAGTTTGTGATGTGTTCTTCAATGCGCATTCCGCTGTGCAcactcaaagaccgttgaaagaaCAAAGATATCACAATGAAGTTGTAAAACGTGTTTCCaaagccttatggaggatcctttagataagggctatataaaggatccaaggctccctagaaacactaagtttagccactgttatgtagagatttcaagagagccgtggaagtcaatcttgaccgattgactttctctctcaatcttaatggttaatcttcacattcattgatattcatgtgtcaaggTCCTATCAATAACCGAGtcttaagtgctcgttagttgtgtgtacttatttgtagtgtttgaatcttgtataaatttgagGGTAAGTGATGTATTGTGCAACACGCATCAAGCATCCTTGGTGGTACTGGTGGTGTGCTAGTGTCTACTAGAGAGTTCTTGCTTCCCATAGCTGTTGGTAGCATAATATTTTGTTCTATTGCAGGAGTTGTGCTTACCACTTGCTGCTCTGGCGCAAGTGATTTTGGTTGCTCGCTTACATGTTTCATTGTGTGGCCTTTTATGTGTTTATAGGTGTGGAGTTCTACGAATGGGGGATCTATCTTAAATAGCTAGTTCGTAgcagatggcgccatttgatcaagcatCTTTCCATCAATCGTTAATAGTATGATATTCGTTAATAGTCTTGAGTACGATGATGGTATGGGGTGAGATATTTGACGATAAGTTGTTCGTTCTCTGGTCCTGATATCGTGAATAACCTAGTTGAAAATGAAGATCTCGAAAGGGTGGCGAACAAATAATCTGGATGTATTTGACTCAGGTATGGACCGAGTAACTGAGTTGATAAAGTTGTGAGAGAATACTTCTAGAGAGAGAAAATATTAAATCCCATTTATTGTGATGTCACTTATCATCTATGTTGTCTAGCGAATAACAATAATATATTTATAGGAAACCACCAGGGTTTGTGTTATCCATGGGCCTGACCATGCTGACGTGTCATTTCTTATTGGGCTTTGGACAACATTGGGAGTTGGACCCAAACCATTTAATATTGTTTGTGCCGGGCTTACGTGGCACACTAATGACACATGTGCGCACTACCATGTGTGGGGCCTATGTGTACCACTGACCTTTTTACTGGACTCACATGTGGACGCTGCCGGGTAATGGGATCACGTGTATACACTGCTGGGTAACGAGCTCACGTGTATTCAATGCCGGATGTCGGGCTTACGTGTGTATACTGCTGCTTGGCGGACTCACGTATACACACTATCGTGTGACGAATATGGTCTTACAAACGGTTTGGATGATGACGTTATATAAACGTCATCCGGCTCACGTATGAAATTAGCATCATACTTGAGTATATATAGTGATTTACGATTATCGAATAGGAGTATCCGTTATGCGTATCATTAAATAGCAATTATCTAAGCATAtaactatatttatgtatttatatatgtattttggctgtagatggatatatattaaaggatgaaacttttcattcatgtccatatccatatccatacctatatccatatccatttcgGTTCATCCATGTTCGTATCCATTTAGATTATCTATATTTATCACGAAGCGGATGGATCAAACAAATATTAACTGGATCTGATTACCATTGCCATCTCTAGTTGGAACTTTTCTATTTCCGACGAGGATAACAAAAATTTATGGTCCTGAAGAAGAAGGCCCATTAATAATGAGCCACATAATTTTTTTAACAAAATCAAAAGAACATagacattaatattaaaattataatatattttatttattttatacgtTTTTCTAATGATAATTTGTAAAGTGTTATATTAGAGATACAAATATACAAAAATCAATTGTATATTgagaattgttttttttttttttttttgaacggcatttttttggcatcagtagatcatttctttcaacgacctTCATCATttacacgtaacacacacgttcgggaggAAACCAGAACCCGattgacggtacccgggaacacatccattcgggcagtggttccgggtaggggtccgtgaacgaattcggtaaaacctccctatagggtcaatatataccacaattggtttaaagaaaaacatgtcatccctaaggatcgaacccatgacctctctctatcccatgacacaaagtataTGGGGAGAACCGTTGGACTTTGCTTGTTAAGTTATTTTAATTGTAATATAATGGAACAAAATACTTTAAACAAAGAGAAAGTTATCATATGAGAAGGAGAAATTAAAGAGAAACTTGATTACATGGGAAGTTTTGCTAGTAACATGTGTGCCCTTAATTCAGTCttcatatttaattattaatacatACAAATACAATCACCCAAATATTTAAAACATCTAAAGCCAGAAATTCAGAAACCTCCTTTATAAAACACCATATGGATCCCCAAAACTGATTATTTGCCTGCATTTATTTCACCTGCAACATACTACACGGAGTATTATGTAACGATAAATCATACACGTATCATAAATTAATTTCTTATCTTGAACAATTTATGCTTGTTTCCAAACGCACAAGAGAGTTCATATATAAGTAATCAAATAAATCGATAAATTAATACTTGCCTTGATCATATATGTTGCTTGTAACGGTACATCAAAAGTTTTTTGAAGCTTAGTTGTTATAGTTGCAGCTGGGCCGGGTTACGAGCTTGGATGACACTTGAGTTACATGCACCAAACCCGTTaattaattaatatcattatatatatagagaGTAGTTAATCAAAGACTACTATTAATTAGATCATGATTGATTACCTTCTTGTAAAGTTGGATGTTTTCTTGATGTATCAGGCATCCCTATACAACAAGTCGGATTATTGTTTAGTCTATAGCTAAATAAAAAAGCCAAAAAAACAGATAAACTTTCCGAGTTGGACACTAGAATATTtgaataatttttattttatttagcaAGATTTGATTTATATCTATCATCTGGctctttttatatatattgaaaatttGAGGGGAAAaatgaacagaaaaaaaaaacctTCCTGGTGAGCTCTTGTATCTCATTGGTTAAAATCTCTTCCTGCAAATCATACAAAATGACATTTTTTCAGGTCAATTGGTAAAAACATATCTAAAAACAAAAATTCAATATGCATgcctaattttatttttttttaagacAAAACGAAGACTAATATTACCAGCGTGCTTGATAATATTAGTCTTCATTTTTTCGCcacgaaaaaaaaagaaaaaaacaaaaggtTTAAACctgaaacctctagtgattcattCATCTCATTACCTTTTTGTTGCGAATACCTTGAAGGCTTATTTCCAATTGGTTCTCTAGTGTCTGCAGGTCTTCAACTCCCAAACCATAGAGTTCTTCTCCCATCAATTGCCTAATTTCAAGCAAACAGCCAACCAAACATCAATTTTTTTTATGAGTGTAGAAGATTGTTGTTTTCTTTAGTTTAATCACCCTATTTAATTTATGTAATATAGGGAACAAACAAAATTTAGTTACATCTTACCGATGAGCTTGGTGCAAGTTCTGCAATTGTTGCTTCAATATTGAAACCTCCATTTGCCAGAGCTGGCAATTATCGTGCGTTTGATAAAATGGTGATCGATCATATGTGGAATATAAAAAAGATGAGCATACTTGAATAAATACTCAACATATGAAATGCAGAGAACTTTTTAAGATCAATGATTAGGTAAACATATGTTTTATCATATTTTCTTGTTTAACATACTTTTGGTACATATTATTTAATTTCTTATTTATCATGAAGTGATTAGCGTTCAGATATTTACATGATTGCTAACGAAACAAGACAAACGAACTACCATTCAATGGAACTATATGTCTAGATAATGTGAAATTTTACAGTCAGATCATCTGCAATTTACATGTATCCTTTACAAGTTTATGATCATACTTTATAGAAGATACTTAATACTTATGACTGAAAGAGTGATTAGTGGCTTAAACATATATGCTCTTTAATGTCGTAGATGAACAAGTTGTATATTTGTTATCGTCATATATCACACACCTAATACGATtgaatattgttgttgttgttattgttgttgttattgttgttgttaagtGTCGTGTTGTTATTTTTCTAGCTACTTGCTAGTTtgtctttattttataaaattattgcctttcgaaaaaaaaaaatattatatgtaGTGTTAAGTAGTTAGTCCAAGAAAATTAAAAGAGTTTGTAAATGGTAAATGGTGTTGCAAGATTAGAGACCAAATATACACATAACTTGATGATCATATAATTCCATTGAAAAATAGTTCGTTTCTCTTATATCGAAAGGATATCATGAATATCTCATAATAATTTAGTATGTGcattttatatgttttaattaCTTATAAATATGTATCACAATTAGATTTATGTTTAAATTTGTTATAGATAAACATCATTTTCCCCTTTGTTGATTCAAAAATATACAGTTCAATAAGTATTCAGAAGTCATTCCACGTACCTTGACATCTGACATTGATGAATTAACCAGCTGACTGTTTTCTGCTTTCGTTCTATTGTAGCGTTGAATTGCTAATTTCATGCTGCATTATGAACAAATGaaaaaacatttaatcatatacgGAGTATCAATTAGAATGTACTTAAAAACTATGAATTCTACCTGTTGAAATTTCTAGTACTGTAGAATAAACTTTAAAGCGCGTTAATCTAATTTGTTTCTTCGCTCTAGCTTCTCGCTAGTGACTTAATACGCAGTAACAAAGACCCACTAAAAATAATGATCTATAATACTCCATAACATCTTAACCAGAATTAAACATCGAACCGTAGTGGTAATTAGGTTAGTGATTACATGATCCCGATTAAGTTTTTTCAGTTGGATCAAATCAATTTAAAAGAAATTAATTACCAGTTATGAACTACTTTATATATATTTGCAAATTAAATTGGTTTACTTGCAGCTGAGGATAGAAATAAATAAAAGGCTTAAATAAGATAATCATAGCTTCAAGGTAATCATCAAATTAAATTAGTGAATTACTACCTTGTGCTAGAGAATTCATAGAGCTTGTTGGTGCTAGAAAATATTATGACTCCAACTTCAGCATCACATAAAATGGCTAACTCTTTCGCTTTCTTCAATAAGCCATTTCTTCTCTTTGAGAAAGTCACTTGCCTACTGGTTAAGTTGTCTATTCTCTTGATTGCAATCTTACCTCTTCCCATTTGAGTTTCTAactttttctatatttttattttcttgttAGGGTTTCTTAATTTTAATGTGTttatgtgagagagagagagagaaagagatttAGATCTTAATGACTGGTTAAGCAAAGGTCTAAAAGCTACTTAAAGGCAAAAACAAGTAATAAAATGAGATGGGAAGGAAGATTAATTAGTTGGTGGAGTTTTATTCATAATATCAAAGTATTTATTTCAACACTAATATAGATTCTTCTTTTTTGGTTATAACTATTAAGCTATGTTATCTAAATTTATTTATGCAAACTCTAGATGTGACACAACCTTAAAATATATGTGATAAAGTATATCTATTTATTGATGACTAATATTGCATAAAATGGATTTAATAACTTTTAGTTAGCTAGTGATATTAAAATTATACGTAGCCTACTTTAAAGAAATTATTTTCATAATTAGGATGCATTTGATTGTCTACTAAATGAATGGTTTAACATAAATTAATGAACTGATAACGGTGATAAACTATTCATTATTGAAATACTTTATTGAGCATTCAACATCTTCATTTCATTTTATAAACTTTTTTCGTCTCAAAATAAttgtcttatttttatttttcaaagtcTTACTTTTTTAAATTTGGACCTTAAATATctctatttgtgttatataataattGATGAGAGTTATACCAATAAAATATACATTTAAAACTCAATATATTCAtacaattttcatcaaatattatatcacTCAAATAAGATATGTAAAGTTAAAGTTTGATAgaaaaagactttgaaaagtcaaaacaTGACAATTGATTTAGGACGGATAGAGTACTTTTCTGAACACTTATCAAATGATTAAATTCTTCAATTTATTGATTAAatagtttaatatattaattttacattgTTTATAtagtatatttaaaataattatcaataATGTTATTGTCATTAAGAACTAAGTTGAATTAAAACTTTTAAATAATTCAGATTATAAATTATAAAAGATATAGCACTTAATCATTTTATTTTAACAAACGCCCATTACTTGTTTGATTTTCATATACCAAATATTACTCCCTCCCACTTATATTTATTGTCTCCCGACAAAAATCACACAATTGAAGAAAAATTTACTGCCACATATATTTTTTTGTTAACTTTCTTGTTTCTTCATTACTTTTTACCTACTTTTTATTTTATATGCATAAAAGCAAGGGCATAAAAGAATTGCACCTTATTATTTTCATCTATTTATGAAATTAATAAATTATTTTAAGATATCCCAAAAATAAACAGTGAACATATATACAGGGAGTAAAAGATGGTGATAGTGATATTGATATCTGAGATTaactttgatttttaaatttatttccgCGATAAAGAACTGTCCGAATTTTTCTTTTGATACATCCTACGTTCATATTGACTGTCATTTAATAGAAATGAATGCAGTTATTGTTAACAAAGCATTATTAAATATGGTTATTGTTGAGAGACATACATATGTCGTTTGACTATGTTAAACCACCCAAAAAATCATAGTTGGTCATGTATGTGTCGATGTGTTGAGagatgataactcctaaattatatagtttttaataatattttaaggagttatcttagtattttaaagatattttaatcctaaaacacactaaaatgggtaaaatgaaaaaaaaatataattctaatcattttatcaaagttatgtatcaaacaggattaaAAACAAGGAAAACTGCAGAAACggctatgaagccgccggctttggtGTGAATATACCAGAATGTTCTAGAATTGCTCGCAGAATTGGATGAACTTGTTGACCAAGCAAAATACAGTTAAAGCCGTCGGCTTCACACTGAAGCTGCCGGCCTTAGTAACACGGTTTCTcgacttgtcgaccaagttcaagtaaaaatggaaacaaaatcaaaaagattgcTAGATCACTGAAGCCGCCAGCCTGCTATCAAAGCCGCCGGCTTAATTATGACGGTTACGCGTTTTGTGCTTGCGGATCAAGgttaacttgcaaaaggagtcaccgacccaaggaagccgccggcttcaccctgaagccgccggcttggccaccgt of the Rutidosis leptorrhynchoides isolate AG116_Rl617_1_P2 chromosome 5, CSIRO_AGI_Rlap_v1, whole genome shotgun sequence genome contains:
- the LOC139847998 gene encoding MADS-box transcription factor 23-like, with protein sequence MGRGKIAIKRIDNLTSRQVTFSKRRNGLLKKAKELAILCDAEVGVIIFSSTNKLYEFSSTSMKLAIQRYNRTKAENSQLVNSSMSDVKLWQMEVSILKQQLQNLHQAHRQLMGEELYGLGVEDLQTLENQLEISLQGIRNKKEEILTNEIQELTRKGCLIHQENIQLYKKCHPSS